From Candidatus Binataceae bacterium:
GTGAGACCTAGGCAGCCAAATCGCGGCAGAACGATGCTCATGCAAGCGCGCGGATTACCTGTTTTCTGCAACCAGCGTAACGAGCGGATGAGGGGGCAACGGCCGTGCCAAGCGCAGCTATTTTTGGAGAGGCGACGTCAGCTCAGCTCGCGGCTGCTATAGCCTAGGATACGCCGGGCCACGATTAGCAGGTTAATTTGCTGAGTTCCTTCGAAAATATCGGTGATCTTGGCGTCGCGCATCCATTTCTCGACCAGGTATTGGCGCGAATAGCCCAGCGGTCCCATCAGCTCTACCGCCTTTTGCGTGATGCGGGTAACTACCGCGCCCGCCTTCGCCTTGGCCATCGAGGCTTCCAGGTTGTTGCGCCGGCCGCGGTCAACCAGCCAAGCCGCACGCCAGGCCAGCAAGCGAGCCGCCTTGAGTTGCACTTCCATCTCCATAAACTCGCGCTCCAACGCGCTTAGTCGCTGGCGGCCCAGACCATAGCGCATCGTGATTCCCTGCTGGGCGAGGAATTGGCCTAAAAAATCCAGCGCGGCGCGCCCTACTCCGATCGCCATCGCGGCCACCACCGGGCGAGTGGCGTCAAAGGTGGCCATCACATCCTTGAATCCACCCGCCGGCTTGATTTCGGGCGAACCCAACAGATTGTCCAGCGGCACGCGGCAGTCCTCGAACAGCAGCGCGGTGGTATTGGAGGCACGGATGCCGAGTTTGTTTTCCACCCGCAATACGCTCATCCCGGGGGTATGATGCTCGACCACGAAGGGTTTGATCGCGGCGCGTCCGGCTCCCGCGTCCAGGGTAGCCCAGACCACGACGAAACCCTCCGATTGCTCCACCGCCAATTGTCCCGAAGTGCAGAAGATCTTGGTTCCATTAAGGACCCAGAAGTCACCTTCGCGACGGGCGCTGGTGGTGATCGCGGCGCTGTCCGAGCCGCAGCCCGGCTCCGTAATGGCCATCGCCGACCATTTGGGAGCGCCCTCGCGGAAACGGCGTAGGAAGCGTTCCTTCTGCTCGGGCGTCCCCGCCGCCATCACCGCTGCGCCGCCCAGGCCAGGACCGGGAATACTCAGAAACAGGCCGGCATCGCCCCAGCACAATTCCTCGGTCACCAGGCAGTTGAGTACGCTCTTGAGTTCCGTGCCCGCCGGTGGCTGCCGCTCGCCGACATGGCCGCGCACTCCGCCCAACATCCGCGCGGCATTCCACATTTGCTCCTCGAACTCGCGCGGGCGAGCATGTTCATGTTCGTCGTAATGGCGCGAAATCGGCCGCATCATCTGTTCGGCCACGGCATGGAAAGTCTGCTGGCGCTGCAGGATTGCTGGCTCGAAATCGAAATCAACCATCGCAGTTCTCCTTCAAACTACACCAGAGCCAGACCTTCGAAGCTGATCAGGCCGCGCGCGTTGCGCAGCCACAATTCCACGGGATGATCGCGGACATAGCCGTGACCGCCCAGGATTTGCACAGCATTATCGGCTATTTTGAGGGCGGCGTCAGCGACGTAGTCGCGCGCCAGATAGGCCTCCTTGCTCCGGTCACGACCGTGATCCAACCCCACCGCGGCCT
This genomic window contains:
- a CDS encoding acyl-CoA dehydrogenase family protein, giving the protein MVDFDFEPAILQRQQTFHAVAEQMMRPISRHYDEHEHARPREFEEQMWNAARMLGGVRGHVGERQPPAGTELKSVLNCLVTEELCWGDAGLFLSIPGPGLGGAAVMAAGTPEQKERFLRRFREGAPKWSAMAITEPGCGSDSAAITTSARREGDFWVLNGTKIFCTSGQLAVEQSEGFVVVWATLDAGAGRAAIKPFVVEHHTPGMSVLRVENKLGIRASNTTALLFEDCRVPLDNLLGSPEIKPAGGFKDVMATFDATRPVVAAMAIGVGRAALDFLGQFLAQQGITMRYGLGRQRLSALEREFMEMEVQLKAARLLAWRAAWLVDRGRRNNLEASMAKAKAGAVVTRITQKAVELMGPLGYSRQYLVEKWMRDAKITDIFEGTQQINLLIVARRILGYSSRELS